A window of Cyprinus carpio isolate SPL01 chromosome A6, ASM1834038v1, whole genome shotgun sequence genomic DNA:
AACCCAGTATATTGTGACCCAGATCTAGAATTTCAGCACAAAGAAAGTAAGTtgaaaaattcattcaaatatgGTGACACCGAATGctcttcatattaaaatattttttaaagttaaaaagagaTGGAGAAGAAGGCAGACTGAAGAGCTTGTGCATGTCAAATTTTCACTTCAGAAATGACCACAGCATcaagaaaaacacaacagtccAATTAACAATAGGCCATTGAGATTGggaaacattacaaaaatgtcaCATCACTCAACAAGAAAGCAAGGCTGAAATTGCCATTCAAAGCATATTGTTGTTCAAATAAGATTAAGACTGGTTTAGCAAAATCTTGATGCATGTACAAGTTCAGTTGCATGTTGCACAGGCAAAGATATATCCAGCCTGAGCCATGAGACAGATGTGTAATCATGAAGACACACAGTGAAGATGTCTGTGGGACAGCAGCGCCGCAGGTTCACAGTAGTTTAACCAGTAGTCGTGTAGTAGTGAACGAGTCAGAGCAGGAATACTTCATTAAGGCTGGTTCAGCTGGTCTGGTGAAGTTGTTTTCTGCCAGCTGTGTCATGAAGGCAATGCACACTCACTTTCATTAAATGCATGGCAATTCACAAGAGTGTTACAAAAAAGGTACAGGAGTTGTAAACATGGAATGATgtcaaaatgcattataatgGTTATAACAGTCACACAAATAACTCCAAACAGAGAAATCATCATGTGCTCAGTCAGTGTATGGGTACAGAAAAATCATATGAAACCCTACGTAAGTTTCTATTGCTGGTTAGATCCCAGAATGAGATGGCACAATGACATTGacattttgtcataaaaaaagagacaatgaTTATGAATCAAAACAATCAGAAGAAAAGTGTACATTAACATAAGGCATCTCGTAAATAATCATTAAAGGGTTATAATATATTACGTACCATGATCTGCAATAAAATATTGCTACTGTATCTAACAAACACAGGGCAATAACACAAGACACAGTATTCTAAAGCAAATTCAGAGGTTCTGAGTAGGTGAAATCTCATCCCATTTACTGAAAGTAGGCATTTAAAGaatgaagaaaacacattttggtaacactttgcaataagataaaattttacatttaaaagtatcatGAACTAACTATGAATTGATTGTACTGATTTACAGTACAGCCTATATTAGTTAGTTAATAGGTTAATGTTCATTtctacatacactaccattcaagaaacatttcttctaatTATCATCtgcttaaaataattttctaagctttgatatttttatttgcattttttcatatcaCCATTAACGTATTTACTatcaattttgatttaatttaatgtgttgttgCTTAACAAATCTTATTGAGCCCAGTCTTGCGAACAGTAGTGCAtactacatttttaacatttcaagttgttTTAGCTGATAtaagtacagtatatttataaattaacattaacttacagtaataaatgctgttaaaaattgCTTATCATTGCTAGTTCATGATTCCTAATACATTAATTTTAACGaactgaaccttattgtaaagtgtttcccaATTTTTGTTTGACTaactaaaagaagaagaaaaaagtgggAGATAAAAAATACTTCCGTACAAATGCATGAACACATGACCTTGTATTACTCTTAAAATGCTGATCTGCAGGTTTTGGCAGTTGTTGAACTTTTGGAACACAGTTCAATTGGTATACTGTGAGAAAAAGGAAAGGGCACAGTCTTGCGTGTAGTGATTTGACAGGAGGGGTTAGCTTTGTATCACTCCATTGTTCAGACACAGTGAGTTAATGAGGGAGGGCCGGAGTAGCATTACGTCAATGTGACGCCTCCAAAGACACCTGTTTCCTCCTCCACTGAGCACAAGCACCCTTCACACATTTGTGAAGCTGACATTATAGCCCTCACATCAATCCCCCCACATCTCCCTGTGACTGGACACCTTTAAAAGCATCAGATGGGGTCAAAGCACCACTGATGAGGCTCTGCTTATCTGCAGATATATATTACAGAGCGCAGTCATTAAAAATAATCGTTTCCTGTGCTTCATGATACCAGCACGGCTGAGAGCTGCCCACTCTGACCTCACCCTTTATTTGCAGAAGACACAACCACATCAGTAGACACTATCACAAAGCAAATAACTCATCTGTGCTGTGCCCTAAAGCAAAAAAATCATTCATGGGTTGGTTTTTTCTTTGCACCACAAATGATTGGTTTACTAGGAGCTTTGACTCTTCTATTCATAGACAACAGGAACATTTCTAGTGTGGATACAATCAAATAATAGCTTGGGGTTTAGCTCATTTTAAGGCGAATAGTGATTGAATGTTTGAAGATCATattctttctatttaaaaaataaaataaaagggaacATCAAAACATACATCAACAGTTCAAGCATCCCGCTACAATATAGCGCAGGGCTTTCTATCTTTAAAAGGGTTTTCTGAAGCTGGGATGCCCATAAGAAGAGGGTCATACTTGGCATGTTCACTGCAGTAATGCATGAGGTCTGCAGAAGCTTTAGACACCTACAAAGAGGAGATACAATATGAACAGTAATTGTTAGATTTGTTTGACTTGTTAATGTATTCATTTGTCATCAAAGGGATAGCTCATTCAAAATTCATGCAAAACATAAAAGGGCCTTGCAATGAATgtcaatagctatgtttccatccaaagtagTGAATTTAACTTATGAGGAAAttagaatattgcataaaacttTTCCATTTCACCTGTTTCCATCATCACTTTCTTCAATACTGCCAAGtatcaataattaaaatgaacGTTTCTGCAACTGGGGATTTCTTACATAATAAATGATTTGTGGCAGATTAAATGCAATAACAAACGCTGTCATGTTATTTTGCATTCAGATGCCTGATGTTTGGGAACACAAGTTATGATCACATGATCTGTTGAGGCATAAGTTGCatgagttttgttgttgttgttgtgcaccgaggaatttattctgtaaatttttccatagtttttttattttcgattaaaaaaattattcacctCAATTGGGAACAtaagttgttttttatatgtgCATTTTAAGATGTTCTGCACATCTTGGTTTTTTTTAAGCGATATACCAAAATTCGCATAAAAATATGTGGATGGAATATTAAACCCACaggctttcattgtatggacaaaaacactgagacatttttcaaaataccttcttttgtgtttcttaGAAGAAAGAAGTGCATACAGATTTGCATGATTAGTGTACAACTAAATTAACTATTCATTTGTCGTTAACGGttcattaaaaaactgaaaattctgtcaggtGCTGTTCACCCAAGGCATTCTTGCATTCTACCAGCACAAATGTTCAGTTTGTCTGTCTGTGGCTGCTCCATATTTAAGATTCTGTTTCAAGATTAAAAGTCTAAATTTATCACACTTCAAAAATCTAAAGTCTACATTTAAATGACAACAAAAGACTGAAAGACTGAAAAGTTTTTCCATTGCATTTTCGAAAGGTTTCGCATACAGAcaacaatgttgtcaaaatgatTCCTGTTCACACGGATCAGTGAAAAAAAGACTTATTATCTATGCCAGGCCTGCATAACTAAACAGGTAATATGCATGTGCATTATGTCACAAATTTTCACAAATTTGTGTTtctgtagtttacacagagacgaCAAaggtattgttttcaaaaacttgcactttgaaacccgttttcaaaactttgtttttttaggCCCCCAAAATGCTATTGTCTcgtaaatgaacagccaaaacacatacagtacaacgCTTCTTGTCTTCAGTTGAAAGTGTTGTGTAAATCTAGTGCAGCCTGTAGTGACTATTTGAGCCGTGCTGACTACAGATTGACATTCAGGTGGCACTTCAAGGTAGGTAGGGAAGCTCTCTTAGCAtcctagattaaaaaaaaaataaataaaaaaaaaggccaaaggCTTTTCTAGGGATGATTAataaaatgcactaaaatattaaactaacctaaaaataatgcaaatgaaagTACAGGAATTTatattgagcaaaaaaaaaatttataaatatccTATAATTTAGCTTCTGCAAGCCTTCCATTTTCTAAATTAACTACTCTGCATACTCATTTTCTCAAACAAATTTATGAAGTGCCACTTTGAATGCCATTTTAACTGTCTTGAAGGAGCTTTCAAGTACGCTATACACATCTCAGCTATTTTCCGTTCACAgatggctttatttatttatttttaattatttttaatttaataaaaatttcagTTATGCAAAGATATTCATGCAAAGGCACAATTTACTGACCTTTTCAAATCGTCTTTAGGATCATGAGAAACATACATTCAATCAAGTATGTCCAAATGTGTAACACAGTATTtgacagtaataccatggtatgcCACGGTACATTTTTGTAAGTGAAATGAACATTACACTTACCTTTATTCTCTCTATGTTAGCTTCTACCCGTAGCTGTTGAACAGTCCTTTTGGCCTGCACTATATTATTAGAGCTTTGCATCTTAGACGACATCTTCGATTATCTTCACAGACCTGgattgaaaagaaatgaaaagttgATATTGACATGCACTTTGCTTTGTTTTCTCTGAGCAGCCAGCAGAAGATCAAAGTTACACATCATTCAAGTCCCATGATTCATGAACTACATATAACAGAATTTTCTTACAAAGCGTGCAAGACAGGAAATTTGTCTATATGTTAACACACATAGTGAGACAGCAAAAGCTCTCTGAGGAGGTGCACAGGGCCCCTTCGACTCCTGCAGAGGTTGGGGGTGTTTAGTGCGTCAGGCCCCCAAGTGAGGGGCTTTTCACTTGGTCTGCTTTATGACTGCAGGAGGGAGAACTAAAGCAAGCCGTTTGTGTTTGAACAGAAGATCACATGCTGCCAGCAGTTCAGTCTCTGCAGCTACTGACTGTTCCTGCAGAGCACTCTTTCCGTAAACCATCGTCACTGGTTACTCTGCCAACTCATCTTACACAATGAGCAGATGTGCACAAGTGCAGAGAGACAGAGCCGGCAGTGCAGACTCAAgcaggagaaaaaaaggaaatggtGGAGTCAAATGGGTGGTCTCTCATCGACCACGAGATAAAAAGAGGGCGGTTAGCCTTCTAACTTCCTAACTTAAGTGAGAATGAAATAAAGCAACATTGATAACTGAAAGATTGATACTGAAATACAAAAAGTTCAGTAGTAGATACCAAAACCAGTAAAAAAATCACAGCAGAATTAATATGCTAATGAACActtcatttgtttgaaataaagaaaataaatacaaatataaattaaattataacattaataatataaatataaaatatagaattaaacatatataaagtaataaatattaatataaataaaaatatgcatacttaaattaaaacaatggtaTGTAGGCTTGATGTATTTCATTAAGGGtaacttttttattgtaaatattcaagaaaatggtCAAGTAGattcaagtcacatttatttatgtagcgctttatacaaatcagatttttttttttcacagaaataaacaggaaaatcagATCAGTTTCAACTAAATCAGCTCTAATGAAGACAGCTGTCATTATTGAGGTCAAGTCATTTCAGTGTTGATTCGGTTCAGTTCAATGGCAGTGTCGATGTTACAAAGTTCATAAATTACGAAACAAATTCTGTCCAGATATAAAGCAGCTaaagaagacaatagtgtcattattctgGTCAAATGAGTTCAACGTTGATTCAGTTTTATTGAATAACTGTCAATGTTGCAAAAGTTACttaatgaataatgaaacatCTTCAAAGGCAGCTCTatcgaaaacaaaaaataatgtcatCATCCAAGTCAGCACTGAAGAACATAGTAATAAAAAGAGCAGtgcattgttttctcttttttactgTTAATATAATTGTTTCATTGATATTAATGAAACAATGGACAGTGACAGGTCTTTTAGCAAcacaacagatttattttttgctgtccGTGTCTGATGTAGACAAGGTGTAAGTATCAGTTCTGACAACATGGGAAATGTTTAACAGAGTGGCTTCCATATTGCTACATGGTCAGCTGCATAATCTCTAGCACAACAAACCCTTATTATCCTACTTCCTGAGAAGCCCAGACATAACTTTATCAAGAATTCAGAGGAAGAGTGTACGGTTGTCTCCTGTTCCACTGACACAGGGCTGGTATCTCTACACGGAGCTCGTGTTGGGGGGTGACCTTATCTGGTTGCACACCAGACATACTGAGAAGGGGTTAAGAGGTTTGGATAACAACTAGTTGTTAATGCAGTGAAAAAATTAGTGTGAGACAGAGACCGTAGTCGCTCCCATAAGCCCAGAGGTCAAGGGGCCATCCATACATTACGGTCCAGAGAACACACTGCTTAGCTGCAGCTTAACAAAGACAAAACATGACGCCTCTGACGAGAGCAGCTTACTAACAATCACGCCTTCCAGACAATAAAGCATCCCAGGTTGCTAATTTTAGTTTAATCAAGAATTGATCAAATCAACACAGGTTAAACTGTTGGCATCCATGTCTTTTGTTTAAATGCACAAAATGGCAAAACTGATTaacaatgcatatatatataaggataaaGATTTATTCTAAAAACCCAACAAGACAAGCAAAACACAAATAGATATGCACATGTTGCACATTGTCAGaaccaatgttattttaatatcattgattaCTGTTTTTGCTCTTATTAggtcttaatattttgaattagtttttataattatatttttcattcacatccaaattaaataaatattaattaattttttttatttatattaattatttttttgtttttgtttttaactattttttaaacatcttaaatttagttcttattcattttatttttttattttaataattatgttcaactgaaagaaaatgaaaaaagacgTTTTGGCAAAGGTGAAGTAAAATAAGTTtcgtttatattttcttttatttaagtataaagttattttatttcattttatttcaactaaaatgatttttatggttttcattttagttttagttaatgataaactGGTCAGAGCTGTAAAAGGCACTCTGTCGATATGTCTAATTTACTTGgattaaagaaataattcttaGTTCTTTTAATGTCATGAAAGAGTCTCATTAAATCTGAAACTGTACCAGTCTGAGTTTAACAAATGTGAAACTAAGACAATGTCCTTTGTCCAAGGACAGATTGCGTTCAGTTGATCTCAGTCAAGGTTGAGTAAGAATGCAGCTCTGTTAAAGGGCACAGTGTTCCTGTGAGGTAATGCTTCATTCACTCAGAGTGGCTTCTGAGGGACAACAAGTCAATTTTCGGCTGACGCAGGACAGAGAGCAGAACTTTTAAGCAGACATACACGGCTCAACAAATGTGCCAATCAAACTCTGCTCACTACTCACTCActcgtgacctctgacccctcagCTCGATTGTTGTCCTCGTCAACTCACACCAGGCGAGCAGAGGTTCACGTGTAGAGACAGTCTCAAGATGACAGTATGATTAACCGCCAAAACCTACACCCAGCGAGCCTTCCAAGAGCCCACATCCGTTTCATCAACCCACTCCCTCCTCTCCCTGCTGTATAAATGATTAAAGATGTGTATGAATGTATAAATAGCAAAAGAACAGGAAGTCTGTTAGCCTGGACTCAGAGGAGAAAGGGTTCGCTAAAAAGTGCTTATCCGGACCCACAGGATTTCATTCATCCCTCTCACGTTCATCCTGATAAAACCCTTCATTTGGTCTGGAATTTGTCCTTTCTGTGCTGGGAAGTCAGTGTGTGACGTTTCCGCCACTAAAGTGCTCTATGCTTAATGCCCTCTGCTGTCTACG
This region includes:
- the gng12b gene encoding guanine nucleotide-binding protein G(I)/G(S)/G(O) subunit gamma-12 — encoded protein: MSSKMQSSNNIVQAKRTVQQLRVEANIERIKVSKASADLMHYCSEHAKYDPLLMGIPASENPFKDRKPCAIL